The following proteins come from a genomic window of Brevibacillus antibioticus:
- a CDS encoding response regulator transcription factor, translating to MEKMARILVVDDEERIRRLLKMYLERENFLIDEADNGEQAVEMAVGSDYDIILLDLMLPGMDGIEVCQRVREFKATPIIMLTAKGEETNRVHGFEAGVDDYVVKPFSPREVMYRVKAILRRSSATAYLKTETFNSHSVLVFPELTIDHDAHKVIASGQEVSLTPKEYELLHYLALSPDKVFTREELLKDVWHYEFFGDLRTVDTHIKRLREKLNRVSPQAANMIATVWGVGYKLEVPK from the coding sequence ATGGAAAAAATGGCACGTATTCTCGTAGTGGATGATGAAGAGCGCATTCGCCGACTTCTGAAAATGTACTTGGAAAGAGAAAACTTCCTGATTGATGAGGCAGATAATGGAGAGCAAGCAGTCGAAATGGCTGTGGGAAGTGACTATGATATCATTTTGCTCGACTTGATGCTGCCAGGAATGGACGGGATCGAGGTATGCCAGCGTGTTCGTGAATTCAAGGCAACCCCTATTATTATGCTGACGGCAAAAGGGGAAGAAACAAACCGTGTTCACGGGTTTGAGGCAGGGGTAGACGATTATGTCGTGAAGCCGTTCAGCCCACGTGAGGTCATGTACCGGGTAAAAGCGATTCTTCGTCGTTCTTCCGCGACAGCTTATTTGAAGACAGAGACATTCAATAGTCATTCTGTCCTTGTTTTCCCGGAATTGACCATTGACCACGATGCACACAAAGTGATCGCAAGCGGCCAAGAGGTAAGCCTGACTCCAAAGGAGTATGAGCTATTGCACTACCTGGCATTGTCGCCGGATAAAGTGTTTACGCGTGAAGAACTGTTGAAAGATGTGTGGCACTACGAGTTCTTTGGCGATTTGCGTACGGTGGACACACATATCAAACGTCTTCGCGAAAAATTGAACCGTGTTTCTCCGCAAGCTGCCAATATGATCGCCACGGTTTGGGGCGTCGGATACAAGCTAGAGGTGCCTAAGTAA
- the ccsB gene encoding c-type cytochrome biogenesis protein CcsB translates to MQLIQLSDWLLDIAFLLYVISSIVFAIAVTGKNWAGRDPKQHEGRYGRIAYGLAVIGFVAQTGYVAARWIAGGHSPTSNMFEFMAFLDYCIILAYLIIYRIYKLTSIGAFVLPLGVIMLAYSYVFPKQITPLIPSLQSYWLHIHVTTAALGEGILAVGFAAGLMYLIRTVPQHISTKSTKWLETVLAVVLMLVGFILMDSTFARMDQKTVFEMKKEEMSAAGQMVKPKVEYILPAIVAPVDSTIIKEGPMSPLFEAPTWMEGKDAARKLNTMLWSVLTGVFLYGGLRLIFRKRLGAAIKPSVESVDPELLDEISYRAISIGYPVFTLGALIFAMIWAEEAWGRFWGWDPKEVWALVVWLFYSAYLHLRLSRGWIGAKSAWMSVIGFVIILITLVVVNLVIAGLHSYAGV, encoded by the coding sequence GTGCAGCTCATTCAACTGAGTGACTGGTTATTGGATATCGCGTTCCTGCTCTACGTGATCTCGTCTATCGTCTTTGCTATAGCCGTGACGGGTAAAAACTGGGCAGGGCGTGATCCCAAGCAACATGAAGGGCGCTATGGACGGATTGCGTATGGGTTAGCCGTTATCGGTTTTGTGGCGCAAACAGGGTATGTGGCTGCTCGCTGGATTGCCGGCGGTCATAGTCCGACGAGTAACATGTTTGAGTTCATGGCATTCTTGGATTACTGTATTATCCTGGCATACTTAATTATTTACCGGATCTACAAGCTGACCTCGATTGGGGCATTCGTTCTTCCGCTTGGGGTGATCATGCTCGCGTATTCGTACGTGTTTCCAAAGCAAATCACCCCATTGATTCCGTCTTTGCAGAGCTACTGGCTGCACATTCACGTGACAACCGCTGCACTGGGTGAAGGGATTTTAGCAGTTGGTTTTGCAGCGGGTCTCATGTATTTGATCCGTACCGTTCCGCAACATATATCGACGAAAAGTACGAAATGGCTGGAAACCGTGCTGGCTGTGGTCCTGATGCTCGTTGGATTCATTTTGATGGATTCTACGTTTGCTCGTATGGATCAAAAGACGGTATTTGAGATGAAGAAAGAAGAAATGAGTGCAGCTGGACAGATGGTAAAACCAAAAGTCGAGTACATCCTGCCTGCAATTGTTGCACCTGTTGATTCAACCATCATCAAGGAAGGGCCAATGTCACCACTCTTTGAGGCACCTACCTGGATGGAAGGAAAAGACGCCGCACGCAAATTGAACACGATGCTGTGGTCAGTCCTTACTGGGGTATTTCTGTATGGCGGATTGCGTTTGATTTTCCGAAAACGATTAGGGGCTGCTATCAAGCCTTCGGTTGAGAGCGTCGATCCTGAGCTTCTAGACGAGATCAGTTATCGAGCAATCAGTATCGGATATCCGGTGTTTACTCTCGGGGCCCTTATCTTTGCAATGATTTGGGCAGAAGAGGCATGGGGACGATTCTGGGGATGGGACCCGAAGGAAGTATGGGCATTAGTTGTCTGGCTCTTCTACAGTGCATACTTGCACTTGCGTCTATCCAGAGGATGGATCGGAGCAAAATCAGCATGGATGTCCGTTATCGGGTTTGTCATTATCTTGATTACACTGGTCGTGGTCAACTTGGTCATTGCTGGTTTGCACTCTTACGCTGGGGTGTAG
- the resA gene encoding thiol-disulfide oxidoreductase ResA, with product MNKSNRTYVRIAVLGVLLVALVFALYSSFVKDPGAVKAGSDAPNFSLEQLNGPELALESLKGKGVILNFWGTWCEPCKKEMPALQQQYTKFKDKGLVVVGVNIGESPVAVEPFVKQFGIDFPILLDRQSQITKLYRIGPIPTTFFIDPDGEVQEIFIGQLNEAMIESKVTKILP from the coding sequence ATGAACAAAAGCAATCGTACATATGTCAGGATCGCGGTATTGGGTGTTTTGCTTGTAGCGCTGGTCTTTGCACTCTATTCCAGCTTTGTGAAGGACCCCGGTGCTGTGAAAGCAGGAAGCGATGCTCCGAATTTCAGTTTGGAACAATTGAATGGACCAGAGCTGGCTCTGGAAAGTTTGAAAGGAAAGGGCGTTATCCTCAATTTCTGGGGCACGTGGTGTGAACCCTGTAAGAAAGAAATGCCCGCCTTGCAACAGCAATACACGAAGTTTAAAGACAAGGGACTGGTTGTAGTCGGCGTCAATATCGGAGAATCGCCAGTTGCCGTAGAACCATTCGTGAAGCAGTTCGGGATTGACTTCCCTATTTTGCTCGATCGCCAATCGCAAATTACAAAGCTGTATCGAATCGGTCCGATTCCGACGACCTTTTTCATAGACCCAGATGGAGAAGTGCAGGAGATTTTTATCGGGCAGTTAAATGAAGCGATGATTGAGTCAAAAGTAACAAAAATCTTGCCGTAA
- a CDS encoding segregation/condensation protein A has translation MAYSIKLDSFEGPLDLLLHLIDKAEVDIYDIPIAEITEQYLATIDKMQELQLDVASEFVVMAATLLSIKSKMLLPKKEEHVFQQFLDMDVDEIDPREELVARLLEYKRYKMLAENLREMEIGRNQVFTRPAENLSPYAREEDHTVTNVSLYDLINALEKLVKKTKEKEPMTKVSRDEISIKDRMTEIRQAVRGGGMVRFSELFSQGATRTEIVTTFLALLELMKAKHITCVQNQLFQDIIICENGTEGAHTDGL, from the coding sequence TTGGCTTACAGCATCAAACTTGATTCCTTTGAGGGACCACTCGATCTGTTGCTCCATCTGATCGACAAGGCTGAGGTGGACATCTATGACATACCGATAGCGGAAATTACGGAGCAATACCTCGCGACGATTGACAAGATGCAAGAGCTCCAACTGGATGTGGCCAGTGAGTTCGTAGTCATGGCGGCTACGCTCCTCTCTATTAAAAGCAAGATGCTGTTACCCAAAAAGGAGGAGCATGTCTTTCAACAGTTCCTCGATATGGATGTAGACGAGATAGACCCGCGTGAAGAGCTGGTTGCGCGTCTGTTGGAGTACAAGCGCTACAAGATGCTTGCCGAGAACTTGCGAGAAATGGAGATCGGTCGTAATCAAGTGTTTACGCGTCCCGCAGAGAATTTGTCTCCTTATGCGCGTGAAGAGGATCATACCGTAACGAATGTGTCCCTTTACGATTTGATCAACGCGCTGGAAAAGCTGGTGAAGAAAACGAAAGAAAAAGAACCGATGACCAAGGTGTCGCGTGACGAAATCTCCATCAAGGATCGGATGACGGAGATACGCCAAGCGGTACGCGGGGGTGGGATGGTTCGTTTTTCTGAGTTGTTTTCCCAAGGTGCGACGCGCACAGAGATTGTAACTACCTTTCTCGCCTTGCTTGAGCTCATGAAGGCTAAGCATATTACGTGTGTACAAAATCAATTGTTCCAAGACATCATCATATGTGAAAACGGAACGGAAGGAGCCCATACCGATGGACTATGA
- a CDS encoding ATP-binding protein, with translation MDVIFRSVVGKLWMTIIALFALVLTIFSLLLVQSFDSFYSNRQSKNLHDLADGIAVGLAQSPDMTAAMEMASRFGLVHHTGMVILDEKGKQVGMSEGAGLPRIPVELLLQNPALHLPDALAGKHPATKTIYIDVNKSADRTSNKHELLAVAVPLEMAAGKTGAVVMYQAIEDFDDTVSEVRFLIFVVGVIGFVSTTVFAFFLSSRIAIPLRQMKETAHRIAEGDFHAEIPIRTQDETGELAASFNTMASKLNQLVDALSKEKEQLASVLRSMVDGVVMIDANGKLAVTNPPAERFLRDWDFEHSDEPVPLFPFYQEVLRTGQEVTEDIPVQGRIWSVVMVPLNDRDQIRGAVAVLRDITQERKLDKMRNDFVANVSHELRTPLSMLQGYSEAIVDDIVATPEEHKELAQIIYDESARMTKLVNELLSLARMEAGHVELFQETMELRPYLERIQRKFTNLAREREIQLCLEVSTTHTHVLMDPDRMEQVLTNLIDNALRHTPSGGSVTIRARGDKTLLVEVSDTGSGIPQEDLPFVFERFYKADKARTRGRLGGTGLGLAIAKNLIEAHGGTISVQSKLGEGTTFTIALMLHKNK, from the coding sequence GTGGACGTTATTTTTCGTAGTGTAGTCGGAAAGCTATGGATGACGATTATTGCTTTATTTGCTCTCGTCTTGACGATCTTCAGTTTGTTGCTCGTTCAATCCTTTGACAGCTTTTATAGCAATCGGCAGTCCAAGAATTTGCACGATCTGGCAGACGGTATCGCAGTTGGATTGGCGCAGAGTCCAGATATGACAGCCGCTATGGAGATGGCTTCCAGGTTTGGCTTGGTCCATCATACGGGCATGGTCATTCTTGATGAAAAGGGCAAACAAGTCGGTATGAGCGAGGGGGCTGGGCTCCCTCGTATTCCAGTTGAGCTATTGCTCCAAAATCCTGCATTGCATTTGCCTGATGCGCTGGCAGGCAAGCATCCTGCAACCAAAACGATATATATTGATGTGAATAAATCTGCTGACCGTACAAGTAACAAGCATGAACTTCTTGCGGTCGCTGTTCCTTTAGAAATGGCAGCAGGGAAAACAGGCGCAGTGGTCATGTATCAGGCGATTGAAGATTTTGATGATACGGTTAGTGAAGTCAGATTTTTAATTTTTGTGGTTGGCGTCATTGGATTTGTCTCTACCACTGTATTCGCCTTCTTCCTCTCATCGCGTATTGCGATTCCATTACGTCAGATGAAAGAAACGGCGCATCGCATTGCGGAAGGGGACTTTCATGCTGAAATCCCGATCAGGACCCAAGACGAGACTGGTGAACTGGCGGCTTCGTTTAACACGATGGCAAGCAAGCTTAATCAGTTAGTCGATGCACTGTCCAAAGAGAAGGAGCAGCTGGCGAGCGTTCTTAGAAGCATGGTAGATGGTGTTGTGATGATAGATGCGAACGGTAAGCTGGCCGTAACGAATCCGCCAGCGGAACGATTTTTGCGAGATTGGGATTTTGAGCATTCGGATGAGCCTGTGCCGCTGTTCCCATTCTATCAGGAGGTTTTGCGAACCGGACAGGAAGTGACAGAGGATATCCCTGTTCAAGGGCGGATATGGTCCGTTGTCATGGTACCTTTGAACGATCGGGATCAAATCCGTGGAGCTGTTGCAGTTCTTCGAGACATCACGCAGGAGCGTAAGTTGGATAAGATGCGTAATGATTTCGTGGCTAACGTATCCCATGAGCTGCGAACACCTCTATCCATGTTGCAAGGGTACAGTGAAGCGATTGTGGACGATATTGTGGCTACACCGGAAGAGCATAAAGAATTGGCGCAGATTATTTATGACGAGTCAGCGCGTATGACCAAGCTGGTGAATGAATTACTCAGCTTGGCACGGATGGAAGCGGGGCATGTTGAATTGTTCCAGGAGACGATGGAACTGCGTCCGTATTTGGAGCGCATTCAACGTAAATTTACGAATTTGGCGAGAGAGCGCGAAATCCAACTCTGCCTGGAGGTATCAACGACGCATACCCATGTGCTCATGGATCCTGATCGCATGGAGCAAGTGCTAACGAACTTGATCGATAATGCGCTGCGACATACGCCAAGTGGGGGCAGTGTCACCATTCGGGCTCGCGGAGATAAAACGTTGCTGGTTGAGGTAAGCGATACAGGCAGTGGCATTCCCCAAGAAGATTTGCCGTTTGTTTTTGAGCGATTCTATAAAGCTGACAAGGCTCGCACACGTGGGCGACTAGGCGGAACTGGTCTTGGACTAGCCATCGCGAAAAACCTTATCGAGGCACACGGGGGCACCATCAGTGTGCAAAGTAAACTGGGTGAGGGAACGACTTTTACAATCGCCTTGATGCTGCATAAAAACAAATAG
- the resB gene encoding cytochrome c biogenesis protein ResB, with the protein MDQRKCECGHTNPVGTLLCESCGKPLNVEVHEQTLFPDMRYEGMARRSQTNNTKVIDLVWNFFSSVKIAIGIIIVILVASAVGTIFPQQMYIPVPVPTEADVARFYTETYGTIGTIFYGLGFHNMYSSWWFVTLLVMLGTSLVICSLDRVVPLYKALKKPRLNQHKSFLKGQKLFAEGELAPEANQTAILDASALALKEKGYRIFRTDRAIMAEKGRFSRWGPYINHIGLILFLVGTLMRSLPGFYLDEYVWVREGQTMAIPNTPYYIKNENYTTEYWSKEEMPEALELKGGAIVKSYQTEAILYENKNADVPGKKPDLVEVQKGPIVVNHPMEQGSLYIYQSGVQEMQLGALNFTVVDLKNNKKEIGLIKIDLYNPQSEQTIADGFTVRILDYFPDFIMGKDGKPATKTNLPKNPMVALELIGENGKYNEKLVYLEGTFLTQKNDPQYGLDIKMPDLIDIAGLNVRVDKALPLIYFGSFIFLAGVAIGMFWQHRRVWVQTQEGSILVAAHTNKNWFGLRREVDGLVKQAELPVTIEDKTKAKA; encoded by the coding sequence ATGGATCAGCGAAAATGCGAATGCGGTCATACCAACCCGGTTGGAACGCTGCTCTGTGAGTCTTGCGGGAAGCCTTTGAATGTGGAAGTTCACGAGCAGACATTGTTTCCTGACATGCGTTATGAAGGAATGGCAAGACGTTCTCAAACGAATAACACGAAGGTAATCGATCTAGTCTGGAACTTTTTTTCTTCGGTCAAAATTGCAATCGGTATCATTATTGTCATTTTGGTGGCCTCCGCAGTCGGAACCATCTTTCCGCAGCAAATGTACATACCGGTACCTGTACCGACAGAAGCAGATGTTGCCCGCTTTTATACAGAAACATATGGAACGATAGGAACGATTTTTTACGGCCTTGGATTTCACAATATGTACTCTTCCTGGTGGTTTGTGACGCTTCTGGTTATGCTCGGTACTTCTTTGGTTATCTGTAGTCTGGACCGTGTAGTACCGCTGTATAAAGCGTTAAAGAAACCGAGATTGAACCAGCACAAGTCCTTTTTGAAAGGGCAAAAGCTGTTTGCAGAGGGGGAGCTTGCCCCAGAAGCCAATCAGACTGCGATACTGGACGCTTCCGCTCTGGCATTGAAAGAAAAAGGATATCGCATTTTCCGCACGGACCGAGCGATTATGGCTGAAAAAGGCCGTTTTAGCCGTTGGGGTCCTTACATTAATCACATTGGATTGATCTTGTTTTTGGTTGGTACCCTGATGCGAAGCCTGCCTGGTTTTTACTTGGACGAGTACGTCTGGGTGCGTGAGGGACAAACAATGGCGATTCCGAATACCCCTTACTACATAAAAAACGAGAATTACACGACAGAGTATTGGTCGAAAGAAGAAATGCCAGAGGCACTGGAGCTTAAGGGCGGAGCCATAGTGAAGAGCTACCAAACAGAGGCCATTTTGTATGAAAATAAAAACGCTGACGTTCCAGGGAAAAAGCCGGATTTGGTAGAAGTGCAGAAGGGGCCAATCGTCGTGAATCATCCGATGGAGCAGGGCAGCCTCTATATTTATCAGAGTGGCGTGCAAGAAATGCAGCTTGGAGCGCTCAATTTTACAGTAGTCGATTTGAAAAACAATAAAAAAGAGATCGGCCTTATCAAAATTGATCTGTACAATCCACAGTCCGAGCAAACCATTGCAGATGGGTTCACGGTACGGATTTTGGATTACTTCCCCGATTTTATAATGGGAAAAGACGGGAAGCCTGCGACGAAAACCAATTTGCCAAAAAATCCGATGGTGGCTTTGGAACTCATTGGAGAGAATGGCAAGTACAACGAAAAATTGGTTTATCTAGAAGGTACCTTTCTTACACAGAAAAATGATCCGCAATACGGACTCGACATCAAAATGCCTGATTTAATCGATATTGCAGGGCTGAATGTACGGGTGGACAAAGCATTGCCACTGATTTATTTCGGTTCCTTCATCTTCCTTGCGGGCGTTGCAATCGGTATGTTCTGGCAACATCGACGGGTTTGGGTACAGACGCAAGAGGGAAGTATCTTGGTAGCGGCCCATACGAATAAAAACTGGTTCGGTCTTCGCAGGGAAGTTGACGGACTGGTTAAACAAGCGGAGCTCCCTGTCACGATAGAAGATAAAACGAAGGCCAAAGCCTAA
- a CDS encoding spore maturation protein: MYQWVSLLSLWAIPVTIAFVLLYGWRKQVPVYETFVDGAKGGLTTTIRILPHLIAMMVAVSMFRESGALDLLLRALKPLLDLLHFPEELVPLALLRPLTGTGSLAIATDLIAQYGPDSFLGRLAATMQGSTDTTLYVLTVYFGAVGIRNSAYALKVGLWSDLAGVIFSLLIVSYIFA, from the coding sequence ATGTACCAATGGGTATCCCTGCTCTCTCTTTGGGCCATTCCCGTTACGATTGCCTTTGTCTTGTTGTATGGGTGGCGGAAACAAGTCCCCGTCTACGAGACGTTCGTAGATGGAGCAAAAGGTGGCTTAACCACTACGATTCGCATACTCCCGCACCTGATCGCTATGATGGTCGCGGTGAGTATGTTTCGGGAGTCAGGAGCATTGGATCTACTGCTTCGCGCACTCAAACCGCTTCTTGACCTGCTGCATTTTCCAGAGGAACTGGTCCCGTTGGCGTTGCTTCGTCCATTGACAGGAACAGGCTCGCTTGCGATTGCAACAGATCTGATCGCGCAGTACGGTCCCGATTCTTTTTTGGGCAGACTGGCAGCTACTATGCAAGGGAGTACAGATACGACACTGTATGTCCTAACCGTTTATTTTGGCGCAGTTGGCATTCGCAATTCTGCTTATGCGTTAAAAGTAGGCTTGTGGTCGGACCTGGCAGGTGTCATATTCTCGCTGCTCATTGTCTCCTACATTTTCGCTTAA
- a CDS encoding D-alanyl-D-alanine carboxypeptidase family protein, which yields MNIRKYLSGVLVVFLFIQMALSPVAMVKAAVAPPSLSAEGAALIDVESGRILYSKNGTKKMRIASLTKTMTAIVAIEMGKLDAQVTVPPQAVGVEGSSIYLKNGEKLTLEELLYGLMLRSGNDAAVTIATHIGGSVPGFTYLMNEKAAMIGMEHTNFTNPHGLDDSNQHYSTAEDMAKLSAYALHNPAFRQIVSTKVKDISWEGEQWDRRLLNKNKMLHLYNGADGVKTGYTKLAKRCLASSATRNGRQLATITLNASDDWNDSAKLMDWGYANYPLQELVKKGQEVKPDTPVTLEAGTHLVTTNTFQYPLQSAEAEGIHKRVVMGESTVTAKMNGQLAGFLQLYLKEKRIGQVPLLVSVDAPTLAAPQASRSMWQQFWEIVSGGLWSA from the coding sequence ATGAACATACGAAAATATCTGTCCGGCGTACTCGTCGTTTTTCTTTTTATACAGATGGCTCTTTCGCCAGTAGCGATGGTAAAAGCTGCTGTAGCTCCACCTAGCTTGTCAGCTGAAGGTGCAGCGCTCATCGATGTAGAGAGTGGACGGATTCTTTATTCCAAAAACGGTACGAAAAAAATGAGAATTGCGAGCCTGACCAAAACGATGACAGCCATCGTAGCGATCGAGATGGGCAAACTGGATGCACAGGTAACAGTACCCCCACAAGCAGTAGGCGTAGAAGGCTCATCGATCTACTTGAAAAATGGAGAAAAGCTCACGCTCGAAGAACTGCTGTACGGTTTGATGCTGCGATCTGGCAATGACGCAGCCGTCACCATCGCCACGCACATCGGAGGATCAGTGCCTGGATTCACTTACTTGATGAATGAAAAAGCTGCGATGATTGGAATGGAGCATACGAATTTCACCAATCCGCATGGATTAGATGACAGTAACCAGCATTACTCCACCGCGGAAGATATGGCAAAGCTGTCCGCCTACGCCCTACATAATCCGGCGTTTCGTCAAATCGTCTCAACGAAAGTCAAGGATATTTCATGGGAAGGCGAACAGTGGGACCGGCGTCTACTCAACAAAAACAAGATGCTTCACCTATACAACGGTGCTGATGGTGTGAAAACGGGATACACCAAACTCGCGAAGCGTTGCCTAGCTTCCTCTGCCACACGGAATGGAAGGCAGTTGGCGACAATTACTCTAAATGCTTCTGATGACTGGAACGACTCCGCCAAGCTGATGGACTGGGGCTATGCGAATTATCCGCTACAAGAACTGGTCAAGAAAGGGCAGGAGGTAAAGCCTGACACGCCAGTCACACTTGAAGCAGGAACTCATCTTGTCACAACAAACACTTTTCAATATCCACTGCAATCAGCAGAGGCAGAGGGGATTCACAAGCGAGTCGTTATGGGAGAATCGACGGTTACAGCGAAGATGAATGGTCAACTGGCAGGGTTTCTTCAGCTCTATTTAAAGGAGAAGAGGATTGGGCAGGTTCCGCTTTTAGTGAGTGTGGATGCGCCAACTTTAGCAGCTCCGCAAGCTTCACGCTCAATGTGGCAGCAGTTTTGGGAGATAGTGTCAGGGGGGCTGTGGAGTGCTTAA
- a CDS encoding nucleoside recognition domain-containing protein → MLNVIWLGLIIISIVVAAMTGRMEAINAAAFEGAKTGVTVCLGLLSVLAFWMGMMRIAEKSGLLELLARVLSPIIQVLFPDVPKGHPAMGYILSNMSANLLGLGNAATPMGLKAMEELQKLNPDKQNASPAMCTLLAINTASITIIPTTMIAIRMQYGSVNPVEIVGTTLLSSFAATIVALLIDRMYRYRHIRRHR, encoded by the coding sequence GTGCTTAATGTCATCTGGCTCGGGTTGATTATCATTAGCATTGTCGTTGCAGCCATGACAGGGAGGATGGAAGCGATCAATGCAGCAGCGTTTGAGGGAGCCAAGACAGGGGTAACGGTTTGTCTCGGACTTCTCAGTGTTCTCGCCTTTTGGATGGGAATGATGCGGATTGCAGAAAAGTCAGGACTCCTTGAGCTATTGGCGCGGGTATTGTCACCGATCATCCAAGTCCTTTTTCCCGATGTACCAAAAGGGCATCCTGCTATGGGATACATCCTCTCAAATATGAGTGCAAACCTACTCGGGCTTGGCAATGCAGCAACCCCAATGGGGCTGAAAGCCATGGAGGAGCTCCAAAAGCTAAATCCAGACAAGCAAAACGCTTCGCCTGCCATGTGTACGCTGCTGGCGATCAATACGGCGAGCATTACGATTATTCCTACGACAATGATCGCAATCCGCATGCAGTATGGCTCCGTGAATCCCGTAGAAATCGTAGGTACTACGCTGTTATCTTCCTTTGCTGCCACCATTGTCGCCCTGTTGATTGATCGCATGTATCGTTATCGGCATATACGAAGACACAGATAG
- the scpB gene encoding SMC-Scp complex subunit ScpB translates to MDYDKLKGVIEGLLFISGDEGIDAKEISEITEVSEEEVIDLIEDMKADFRRAGRGIQIVEVAKAYQLTTLPEHVPYFERLATSPGQSTLSQAALETLAIVAYKQPLTRSEIEEIRGVKCEKALNTLLSKQLIREAGRAEGIGRPILYATTKEFLEHFGLRELGDLPEPPVNLDIEEARLEASALFGKAEEATND, encoded by the coding sequence ATGGACTATGACAAGCTGAAAGGCGTAATCGAGGGCTTGCTGTTCATCTCGGGTGATGAAGGAATCGATGCCAAAGAAATCAGTGAAATCACTGAGGTATCGGAGGAAGAGGTCATCGACTTGATCGAAGACATGAAAGCTGACTTCCGCCGGGCAGGACGCGGTATTCAAATCGTGGAAGTGGCAAAAGCGTATCAGCTGACCACTCTGCCCGAGCATGTGCCCTATTTTGAACGGCTAGCAACATCGCCAGGTCAGTCAACGTTATCCCAAGCAGCATTGGAGACTCTCGCCATTGTTGCGTACAAGCAGCCCTTGACCCGCTCGGAAATTGAAGAAATCCGTGGCGTTAAATGCGAAAAAGCACTGAATACCCTCCTATCCAAACAACTCATCCGAGAAGCGGGGAGAGCAGAGGGGATCGGACGCCCCATTTTGTACGCGACCACCAAAGAATTTTTGGAGCATTTTGGTCTACGGGAACTGGGGGATTTGCCAGAACCGCCTGTCAATCTTGATATTGAAGAAGCGCGTCTTGAAGCATCAGCGCTATTTGGAAAAGCAGAAGAAGCGACAAACGACTAG
- a CDS encoding pseudouridine synthase: protein MERLQKVLAHAGVASRRHCEELIAQGKVQVNGQVVREQGIKVDPRKDKIVVNGQQVKLEQHVYLLLYKPTGVITSVTDPRGRRVVIDLLKGINERVYPVGRLDYDTSGLLLLTNDGELANRLAHPSYEIDKVYRAWVKGIPSQEKVRKLATGIRLEDGMTSSGQSKLLKTEPSSQRALVELTIHEGRNRQVRRMCEAIGHPVLTLERIRLGFLTLDGLKPGEFRKLTHEEVESLKRGLVQKKRSPRSKD, encoded by the coding sequence ATGGAACGTTTACAGAAAGTATTGGCGCATGCTGGAGTCGCCTCTCGTCGCCATTGTGAAGAATTGATTGCGCAAGGTAAGGTGCAGGTAAATGGCCAAGTCGTACGAGAGCAGGGAATAAAAGTCGATCCACGCAAGGACAAAATTGTGGTGAATGGACAGCAGGTTAAGCTGGAGCAACATGTCTATCTCTTGCTGTACAAGCCTACTGGTGTCATTACGAGCGTCACAGACCCGCGCGGCAGACGGGTAGTGATCGATCTGTTGAAGGGAATTAACGAACGGGTATATCCAGTAGGTCGCTTGGATTACGATACTTCCGGCTTGCTGCTCTTGACGAACGACGGGGAGCTCGCCAACAGGCTGGCACATCCAAGCTATGAAATCGATAAAGTGTATCGGGCATGGGTCAAGGGAATCCCTAGTCAGGAAAAAGTACGCAAGCTAGCAACCGGCATTCGTTTGGAAGACGGCATGACTTCTTCGGGTCAGTCCAAATTGTTGAAGACAGAGCCTAGCAGCCAGAGGGCATTGGTAGAACTGACCATACATGAAGGACGAAACCGCCAAGTGCGCAGAATGTGTGAGGCGATCGGTCATCCGGTGTTGACATTGGAGCGAATCCGTTTAGGGTTTCTCACATTAGATGGACTAAAGCCGGGCGAATTTCGCAAGCTCACTCATGAGGAAGTGGAGAGCTTGAAACGGGGGTTGGTTCAAAAGAAACGGAGTCCGCGGTCGAAAGATTGA